One genomic region from Xenopus laevis strain J_2021 chromosome 2L, Xenopus_laevis_v10.1, whole genome shotgun sequence encodes:
- the lipt1.L gene encoding lipoyltransferase 1 L homeolog isoform X1: protein MIIRPMIRSFHSLFALRIIPARYESSVKEGVILQSTSNNVYENLAIEDWIHDQMNLENKNVLFIWRNAPAVVIGRHQNPWRECNLPLMRERGICLARRRSGGGTVYHDLGNINLTFFTSRKRYDRMKNLELVIRALKALQHQVDVQATSRFDLLLDKKFKISGTAAKLGRTVAYHHCTLLCSANSSLLPIVLQSPYHGIESNATPSVPSLVKNLSDADSSLNCESIMDVVASEYSAHYNNKPHVHLIDPKDESLFPGISQKKRDLCTWEWIYGKTPKFSLKTTFQILYRNSIVDIKLSMQIKNGYIEECSLEFPNYWLSKDLSNDLQSALVGCKFCPTETAFLLSTLLRTYPQDDDVHTKCNVLCEKLVSIM, encoded by the coding sequence aTGATCATCAGGCCAATGATCAGAAGTTTCCATTCCTTGTTTGCTTTACGCATCATACCAGCCAGATATGAAAGTTCTGTAAAAGAAGGTGTCATTTTGCAATCTACATCGAACAACGTTTATGAAAACTTAGCTATTGAAGACTGGATTCATGATCAAATGAACCTAGAAAACAAGAATGTTCTGTTTATCTGGAGGAATGCGCCAGCTGTGGTTATAGGAAGGCACCAAAATCCTTGGCGAGAATGCAATCTTCCTTTAATGAGAGAGAGGGGCATCTGTTTAGCAAGAAGACGCAGTGGAGGTGGAACTGTGTATCATGATCTTGGCAACATAAACTTAACATTTTTCACATCAAGGAAAAGATATGATAGAATGAAAAACTTAGAGTTAGTTATCAGGGCACTTAAAGCTCTGCAGCATCAAGTGGATGTCCAAGCAACCAGTAGATTTGATCTGCTCTTAGATAAGAAGTTTAAAATATCAGGGACAGCAGCAAAACTGGGAAGGACTGTTGCTTACCACCACTGTACTTTACTGTGTTCTGCAAATAGTTCTCTCCTACCAATTGTGTTGCAAAGCCCTTACCATGGTATAGAAAGTAATGCTACTCCTAGTGTGCCTTCACTGGTAAAAAATCTGTCTGACGCAGATTCTTCATTGAACTGTGAATCCATCATGGATGTGGTAGCATCTGAATACTCTGCACATTACAATAATAAGCCTCATGTTCACTTAATAGACCCAAAGGATGAATCACTCTTTCCTGGGATTAGTCAGAAAAAAAGGGATCTGTGCACTTGGGAATGGATTTATGGAAAAACTCCAAAATTTTCGCTTAAAACAACATTTCAGATATTGTACAGAAATTCCATAGTTGATATCAAACTaagtatgcaaataaaaaatggatataTAGAGGAATGTTCCCTAGAGTTCCCTAACTACTGGCTCTCCAAAGACCTCTCTAATGATCTGCAAAGTGCCTTGGTGGGCTGTAAATTTTGTCCTACTGAAACAGCTTTTTTATTAAGTACCTTGTTAAGGACCTATCCTCAAGATGATGATGTGCATACAAAGTGCAATGTATTGTGCGAGAAGCTTGTTTCTATAATGTGA
- the lipt1.L gene encoding lipoyltransferase 1 L homeolog (The RefSeq protein has 1 substitution, 1 frameshift compared to this genomic sequence): MIIRPMIRSFHSLFALRIIPARYESSVKEGVILQSTSNNVYENLAIEDWIHDQMNLENKNVLFIWRNAPAVVIGRHQNPWRECNLPLMRERGICLARRRSGGGTVYHDLGNINLTFFTSRKRYDRMKNLELVIRALKALQHQVDVQATSRFDLLLDKKFKISGTAAKLGRTVAYHHCTLLCSANSSLLPIVLQSPYHGIESNATPSVPSLVKNLSDADSSLNCESIMDVVASEYSAHYNNKPHVHLIDPKDESLFPGISQKKRDLCTWDWIYGKTPKFSLKTTFQILYRNSIVDIKLSMQIKNGYIEECSLEFPNYWLSKDLSNDLQSALVGCKFCPTETAFFIKYLVKDLSSR, translated from the exons aTGATCATCAGGCCAATGATCAGAAGTTTCCATTCCTTGTTTGCTTTACGCATCATACCAGCCAGATATGAAAGTTCTGTAAAAGAAGGTGTCATTTTGCAATCTACATCGAACAACGTTTATGAAAACTTAGCTATTGAAGACTGGATTCATGATCAAATGAACCTAGAAAACAAGAATGTTCTGTTTATCTGGAGGAATGCGCCAGCTGTGGTTATAGGAAGGCACCAAAATCCTTGGCGAGAATGCAATCTTCCTTTAATGAGAGAGAGGGGCATCTGTTTAGCAAGAAGACGCAGTGGAGGTGGAACTGTGTATCATGATCTTGGCAACATAAACTTAACATTTTTCACATCAAGGAAAAGATATGATAGAATGAAAAACTTAGAGTTAGTTATCAGGGCACTTAAAGCTCTGCAGCATCAAGTGGATGTCCAAGCAACCAGTAGATTTGATCTGCTCTTAGATAAGAAGTTTAAAATATCAGGGACAGCAGCAAAACTGGGAAGGACTGTTGCTTACCACCACTGTACTTTACTGTGTTCTGCAAATAGTTCTCTCCTACCAATTGTGTTGCAAAGCCCTTACCATGGTATAGAAAGTAATGCTACTCCTAGTGTGCCTTCACTGGTAAAAAATCTGTCTGACGCAGATTCTTCATTGAACTGTGAATCCATCATGGATGTGGTAGCATCTGAATACTCTGCACATTACAATAATAAGCCTCATGTTCACTTAATAGACCCAAAGGATGAATCACTCTTTCCTGGGATTAGTCAGAAAAAAAGGGATCTGTGCACTTGGGAATGGATTTATGGAAAAACTCCAAAATTTTCGCTTAAAACAACATTTCAGATATTGTACAGAAATTCCATAGTTGATATCAAACTaagtatgcaaataaaaaatggatataTAGAGGAATGTTCCCTAGAGTTCCCTAACTACTGGCTCTCCAAAGACCTCTCTAATGATCTGCAAAGTGCCTTGGTGGGCTGTAAATTTTGTCCTACTGAAACAGCTTTT ATTAAGTACCTTGTTAAGGACCTATCCTCAAGATGA